From Segatella copri, the proteins below share one genomic window:
- a CDS encoding DUF3791 domain-containing protein, giving the protein MRDSVLWRKQSRIIMMLAETLHIDAERALNLFYTTKVYQQLSDPKYGLQLMSDDYILENLIEELRETQ; this is encoded by the coding sequence ATGAGGGATTCTGTATTATGGCGCAAACAAAGCCGAATAATAATGATGCTGGCAGAAACTCTGCATATTGATGCAGAAAGGGCACTCAACTTGTTTTACACTACTAAGGTGTACCAGCAACTGTCTGACCCCAAATATGGTTTACAGCTTATGAGTGATGATTATATTCTTGAAAATCTCATAGAAGAACTGAGAGAAACTCAATAA
- a CDS encoding AAA family ATPase, whose protein sequence is MFSFRDEVTLDLQAAKIQTKKARVLEGNLFSVDGEQMLKSVALFGANASGKSNVIKAIRACVNMVRSSHNYNVDTRFAISPFKFEDYANKPSSFYIRFLLNGVEYEYSFSFMHDEIITETLYYYPNGRKSLVFSRDESRGTEKKDIYEFKTVIKRPFDVADNTSKKTLYISRASQMDREIAQKIFLFFCNDIVLDYQVANIDSLDNLFKERKEKMLEVLRTADSDIIDFKIQNNAITTFHRTNPSVAFDFETEESEGTKTLFRMMVRMIGIIHEGKMLLVDEIDNSLHTQLVEFVIGMFNHSDHAQLIYTTHNTHLLNTDFQRRDQVYFVNKREDGSSDLYSLFDFKDFRDTLDMEKAYLQGRFDAIPYISTLTL, encoded by the coding sequence ATGTTCTCGTTTCGTGACGAGGTGACTTTGGACTTGCAGGCTGCCAAGATTCAGACAAAGAAGGCAAGGGTGCTTGAAGGTAATCTGTTTTCTGTGGATGGAGAACAGATGTTGAAGAGCGTTGCCTTATTTGGAGCCAACGCTTCGGGTAAAAGCAATGTGATTAAAGCCATCAGAGCTTGTGTGAACATGGTTCGTTCATCACATAACTATAATGTTGACACCAGGTTTGCCATTTCACCTTTCAAGTTTGAGGATTATGCCAACAAGCCAAGCTCTTTCTACATCCGTTTCCTGCTGAATGGAGTAGAGTATGAGTATTCCTTCTCCTTTATGCATGATGAAATCATCACCGAGACTTTGTACTATTATCCGAATGGTCGCAAGTCGCTGGTATTCAGCCGTGATGAAAGCAGAGGAACAGAGAAGAAAGACATCTATGAGTTTAAGACTGTCATCAAGCGTCCTTTCGATGTAGCTGACAATACATCGAAGAAGACACTCTATATTTCTCGTGCCAGTCAGATGGACAGGGAAATAGCCCAAAAGATTTTCCTGTTCTTCTGTAATGACATCGTGCTTGATTATCAGGTGGCTAACATTGATTCTCTGGATAATTTGTTCAAGGAACGAAAGGAGAAGATGCTGGAGGTGTTGAGAACGGCAGATAGCGACATCATTGACTTCAAGATTCAGAACAATGCCATCACGACGTTTCATCGTACCAACCCTTCCGTTGCGTTTGATTTCGAGACGGAAGAGTCGGAGGGAACCAAGACATTGTTCCGAATGATGGTGAGGATGATTGGTATTATCCATGAAGGAAAGATGCTCCTTGTCGATGAGATAGATAACAGTCTCCATACCCAGCTGGTGGAATTTGTGATAGGTATGTTCAATCATAGCGACCATGCCCAGCTCATCTACACCACTCATAACACCCATTTGCTGAACACCGATTTCCAGCGAAGGGATCAGGTGTATTTCGTGAACAAGCGAGAGGATGGAAGCAGTGATTTGTATTCTCTGTTTGATTTCAAGGATTTCCGGGACACGCTGGATATGGAGAAGGCTTATCTGCAGGGACGCTTTGATGCTATTCCTTATATTTCGACTCTAACACTTTAG
- a CDS encoding metallophosphoesterase: MKYIWLIIFLILPIVGVLYTAWRMWHLLPFSIAMKWVAVGVLVMWFSTIFIAFSGALEKMPLFAATAVYEVGFSFIFILLYLVMLFLVLDVGRLVHIVPKAWLFDNGHTSIGIFAVMLLLFGYGNIHYNNKVREQIDIKTNKAICSDKKRTKIVLLSDLHLGYHNRRSDFKKWVDMINAEQPDLILIAGDIIDNSVRPLMEENVAEEFHRLKAPVYACLGNHEYYSNQPKARRFYREAGITLLQDSVAKIGNLCIIGRDDRTNMQRKSLAMIMEEARKKGFISDLHHGKYSNEFLVLLDHQPYHLEEAEHDGIDFQFSGHTHHGQVWPVSWVTDALYEKAYGSLQKGNTRYYISSGMGIWGGKFRIGTQSEYVVLTIEHK; this comes from the coding sequence ATGAAATATATTTGGTTGATTATCTTTCTGATATTGCCGATAGTCGGTGTTCTTTATACCGCTTGGCGAATGTGGCATTTACTGCCTTTTTCCATTGCCATGAAATGGGTGGCAGTGGGAGTTTTAGTTATGTGGTTCAGTACCATATTCATCGCCTTTTCGGGAGCGTTAGAGAAAATGCCACTTTTTGCTGCAACTGCAGTTTATGAAGTGGGCTTTTCCTTTATCTTCATCCTGTTGTATCTGGTGATGCTGTTTCTCGTGCTCGACGTTGGCCGCCTTGTTCATATTGTGCCAAAAGCATGGCTTTTCGACAATGGTCATACATCCATCGGCATTTTTGCCGTCATGCTGCTGCTTTTCGGCTATGGCAACATACACTATAATAATAAGGTGAGAGAACAGATTGATATCAAGACCAATAAGGCTATCTGCTCAGATAAGAAGCGTACTAAGATAGTGCTCCTTAGCGATCTTCATCTTGGTTATCACAACCGCCGTTCTGACTTCAAGAAATGGGTGGACATGATCAATGCTGAGCAGCCCGACCTCATATTGATAGCTGGAGACATCATAGACAACAGCGTCCGTCCTTTGATGGAAGAGAACGTAGCTGAAGAGTTTCATCGACTGAAAGCCCCTGTCTATGCTTGTCTTGGCAACCATGAGTATTACAGCAACCAACCAAAGGCAAGGCGATTTTATCGTGAAGCAGGCATTACGTTGCTGCAGGATAGCGTGGCAAAGATAGGCAATCTGTGCATCATCGGCAGGGACGACCGCACGAATATGCAGCGCAAATCCCTAGCGATGATTATGGAAGAGGCAAGAAAGAAGGGCTTCATTTCTGACTTGCATCATGGAAAATATTCGAATGAGTTTCTCGTTCTTCTCGACCACCAGCCTTATCATTTGGAAGAAGCTGAACATGACGGCATTGACTTCCAGTTTAGTGGTCACACCCATCACGGACAGGTTTGGCCTGTCTCCTGGGTTACCGATGCATTATACGAGAAAGCCTATGGCTCACTTCAAAAGGGCAATACCCGATACTACATCAGTTCTGGCATGGGAATCTGGGGTGGAAAATTCCGCATAGGCACTCAGTCGGAGTATGTAGTGCTGACGATTGAACATAAGTAA
- a CDS encoding ABC transporter: MAIKEKNGNTFPHELFKVGDLVTFQWDDTLKEGIVLVVDAYGAFESPNIPSYDIMVENENMLYKHVKCDLVKSKI; encoded by the coding sequence ATGGCAATCAAGGAAAAGAATGGAAATACGTTCCCTCATGAGCTATTCAAGGTTGGTGACTTAGTCACATTTCAATGGGATGATACGTTGAAGGAAGGCATTGTCTTAGTTGTAGATGCTTATGGGGCATTTGAATCTCCCAATATTCCTTCTTATGATATTATGGTAGAGAATGAGAATATGTTGTATAAGCATGTAAAATGCGATTTGGTAAAATCGAAAATCTAA
- a CDS encoding ribonucleotide-diphosphate reductase subunit alpha, with product MNMVQVYIKGQEDKELSSFLRYYPVRIKNIGMDAFFDRQVIYDFKDGRNHADVAKCVAKMLVKKFGRKVRSVVFSCVPASSQERNEARNKNFSELVCKFSGAINGFSHVKVVGERTAVHGTKVKKEEREKRLKERDNIEVDANFFKNKIVCIWDDVVTTGTSFCAYTAQLEQVGAHVTNGIFLGKTSYKYVQQ from the coding sequence ATGAACATGGTACAGGTTTACATCAAGGGACAGGAGGATAAGGAGTTGAGCAGCTTTTTGCGCTATTATCCGGTACGTATCAAGAACATCGGTATGGATGCTTTCTTCGACCGCCAGGTTATCTATGATTTCAAGGATGGTCGAAACCATGCTGATGTGGCGAAGTGCGTGGCAAAGATGCTTGTCAAGAAGTTTGGTCGCAAGGTTCGCAGCGTTGTCTTCTCTTGCGTTCCTGCAAGCAGCCAGGAGCGTAACGAGGCACGCAACAAGAATTTTTCTGAACTTGTCTGCAAGTTTTCAGGAGCAATCAACGGCTTTTCCCATGTCAAGGTTGTTGGCGAACGTACCGCAGTTCATGGCACAAAGGTCAAGAAGGAAGAGCGAGAAAAGCGCTTGAAGGAAAGGGATAATATTGAGGTGGATGCGAACTTCTTCAAAAACAAGATAGTCTGCATTTGGGACGATGTGGTTACTACTGGCACTTCATTCTGTGCCTACACCGCACAATTGGAACAAGTCGGGGCGCACGTAACAAACGGCATTTTCCTCGGCAAGACATCTTATAAATACGTACAACAATGA
- a CDS encoding single-stranded DNA-binding protein produces MKKMENSFAVTGFVGKDASIHQFTTASVARFSLAISRNEKNGDENSRISAFMNVEAWRKNENTSSFDRLVKGALLTVEGYFKPEEWQDAEGVKHNRVILVATKFYEAVEKENAPDSQQGKPQKDK; encoded by the coding sequence ATGAAAAAGATGGAAAATTCTTTCGCAGTAACTGGTTTCGTAGGTAAGGATGCAAGCATCCATCAGTTTACAACCGCAAGTGTAGCTCGCTTCTCACTGGCCATCAGCCGCAATGAGAAGAATGGCGATGAAAACTCTCGCATTTCCGCCTTCATGAATGTAGAGGCTTGGCGCAAGAACGAGAACACCTCTTCATTCGACCGCCTGGTCAAGGGAGCACTCCTCACAGTAGAGGGCTACTTCAAGCCAGAGGAATGGCAGGATGCCGAGGGAGTCAAGCACAACCGAGTGATTCTCGTAGCCACCAAGTTCTACGAAGCTGTAGAGAAGGAGAACGCTCCTGATTCTCAGCAGGGCAAGCCCCAGAAGGATAAGTAA
- a CDS encoding DUF3990 domain-containing protein, which translates to MITLYHGSYIQVGKPLVKLGRKKVDFGQGFYLTKLRQQASSWAKTIAERKGRNALPTLSIYSFDYDAVKNKDYRIKIFDSYNLEWLEYVVDCRKGGTKQTMYDIVEGGVANDNVIDTVEDYENNVITAEQALGQLKYKAVNHQLCILNQEIVDNYLSFISSEQIEKED; encoded by the coding sequence ATGATTACACTATATCATGGCTCTTATATACAAGTTGGAAAACCACTTGTAAAATTAGGAAGAAAGAAGGTGGACTTTGGGCAAGGTTTCTACCTTACCAAATTGCGCCAACAGGCTTCCTCATGGGCAAAAACTATTGCTGAAAGAAAAGGACGCAACGCCCTACCGACTTTATCTATATATTCATTTGATTATGACGCAGTAAAGAATAAGGATTATCGCATTAAAATCTTCGACAGTTACAACCTTGAATGGCTGGAATATGTTGTAGATTGCCGCAAAGGAGGTACAAAGCAAACCATGTATGACATCGTGGAAGGTGGTGTTGCCAACGATAATGTCATTGATACAGTAGAAGACTACGAGAACAATGTCATTACAGCCGAGCAAGCCCTAGGACAATTGAAATACAAGGCTGTAAATCATCAACTCTGCATATTGAACCAAGAGATTGTTGACAACTATCTGTCGTTTATTTCGTCAGAACAAATAGAAAAGGAGGATTGA
- a CDS encoding DUF3791 domain-containing protein yields MDLTHNIIEYVNCCVGAFANRFKLSLADSYAYLRRFEGIDFLIDCYAAEHTLSIEDAVEDIAILCQKNGGRIGC; encoded by the coding sequence ATGGATTTGACTCATAATATAATTGAATACGTGAACTGCTGCGTTGGTGCTTTTGCGAATCGTTTTAAGCTTTCATTGGCAGATTCGTACGCCTATTTGCGTAGATTTGAAGGAATAGACTTCCTTATTGATTGCTATGCAGCTGAGCATACTCTTTCTATAGAGGATGCGGTGGAGGATATTGCCATATTGTGCCAAAAGAATGGAGGACGAATAGGTTGCTAA
- a CDS encoding ParA family protein gives MSLKIITFANHKGGVSKTTSTASIGACMARMGKKVLLIDLDGQANLTLYFIPNEDEVQASIFDSLVDGAPLPVKHIRENLDLVPSSLEMASAEIALTNLLAREQLLSRLLEPVKQNYDYILIDCPPSLGIVTTNAFLAADEIIVPMTPELLPLKGMRMLDSFVSTLQRVKPNLRLGGVFIARFNHRKLNKVVEQAVKSRYETITMQTRIRENIALAESAGSGQSIFEYDPQSNGAKDYQALTEEIISRNH, from the coding sequence ATGTCATTGAAAATCATTACATTCGCCAATCATAAAGGTGGTGTTTCGAAGACCACCTCTACAGCCTCCATCGGGGCTTGCATGGCACGTATGGGCAAGAAAGTCCTACTCATAGACCTTGACGGTCAGGCAAATCTTACCCTGTATTTTATCCCGAATGAAGATGAGGTGCAGGCAAGCATCTTTGACTCTCTGGTTGATGGCGCACCCCTGCCAGTGAAGCACATCAGGGAGAACCTCGACCTCGTTCCTTCCTCTCTCGAAATGGCAAGCGCAGAGATTGCCCTCACCAATCTCCTGGCAAGAGAACAACTGCTGAGCCGACTGCTCGAACCCGTGAAGCAGAACTATGACTACATTCTCATAGACTGTCCTCCATCTTTGGGAATCGTCACCACAAACGCTTTCCTCGCAGCTGATGAAATCATCGTTCCGATGACTCCAGAGCTTCTTCCTCTGAAAGGAATGAGAATGCTCGATTCCTTTGTCTCGACGTTGCAGCGAGTGAAGCCGAACCTCAGACTGGGAGGAGTCTTTATTGCCAGATTCAACCATCGCAAGTTGAACAAGGTGGTTGAGCAAGCCGTGAAGTCCCGTTATGAGACTATTACCATGCAGACTCGCATCCGTGAAAACATCGCCCTGGCAGAATCGGCAGGCAGCGGTCAGAGCATCTTTGAATACGACCCTCAGTCGAACGGAGCGAAGGACTATCAGGCATTGACAGAAGAAATTATCTCACGTAATCATTAA
- a CDS encoding DUF1273 domain-containing protein has translation MKRKNMTKFDKAISAAFTGHRFYNFSQQEVIRERLTKAILEAYEHGISNFISGFAIGIDLMAAQTVQSLKPSCPGMTLTAAIPFRGQADRFKPGDRIVYDELMASADEVIILSEYYYTRCFLDRDEFMVENASLLIAFYDGREKGGTYYTFKKANCLGIPVVNIY, from the coding sequence ATGAAAAGAAAGAATATGACAAAGTTTGACAAGGCTATTTCGGCAGCCTTTACAGGTCATCGCTTTTACAACTTCTCGCAGCAGGAGGTCATAAGAGAGCGATTGACCAAAGCCATCCTCGAAGCTTACGAGCATGGCATCAGTAATTTTATTTCGGGATTCGCCATCGGTATTGACTTGATGGCAGCCCAGACAGTGCAGTCGCTGAAACCTTCCTGCCCGGGAATGACGCTTACCGCAGCCATTCCTTTCAGAGGTCAGGCAGATAGGTTCAAGCCCGGCGATAGGATAGTTTATGATGAACTGATGGCTTCAGCAGATGAGGTGATCATCCTTTCAGAATACTATTACACTCGATGTTTTCTTGACCGAGACGAGTTCATGGTTGAGAATGCATCCCTCCTCATTGCCTTCTATGATGGGAGAGAGAAGGGTGGAACCTACTACACTTTCAAGAAAGCCAACTGTTTGGGCATTCCGGTTGTGAATATATATTGA
- a CDS encoding DUF2958 domain-containing protein, translating into MAKDFNNRLITPELEKAMQDYPLYSQDSKKKDAVCIAVFFIGNARWYILEGQRENDDFVLFGIVVGLAETEYSYISANEMASVELDATKFGLGKVRVEQRKPFQPCQLSEIIDRELRSFLNRLYD; encoded by the coding sequence ATGGCAAAAGATTTCAACAACCGCCTGATTACTCCAGAATTGGAGAAGGCAATGCAGGACTATCCGCTCTATTCCCAGGATAGCAAGAAGAAGGATGCAGTTTGCATCGCAGTGTTTTTCATCGGCAACGCTCGCTGGTACATTCTTGAAGGACAGCGAGAGAATGATGATTTTGTGCTCTTTGGCATCGTTGTAGGTTTGGCTGAGACTGAGTACAGCTACATTTCTGCCAATGAAATGGCAAGTGTGGAGTTGGACGCAACCAAGTTCGGACTCGGCAAGGTCAGAGTGGAGCAGAGAAAGCCATTCCAACCATGTCAGCTTTCTGAAATCATCGACAGAGAGTTGCGGTCTTTCCTCAACAGACTTTACGATTGA
- a CDS encoding RloB family protein, which translates to MARVQRTSKGKTMKPNYFVFCEGETEVAYVEMLRAHYRLPIHIIPKRTLLNVTPALISRCKANYVETKHDMTFLMYDLDVPSVLSRLQKIPGAILLCSNPCVELWLLLHYTDQRAEIGSADCVSKLSGYIKQYKKGKLSIEDKLSLMDNVTIASKRAKKLSPYKNPSTTIYELIEELDKLKGKN; encoded by the coding sequence ATGGCAAGAGTACAAAGAACTTCTAAAGGGAAGACAATGAAGCCCAACTATTTCGTTTTTTGTGAGGGTGAAACAGAGGTCGCTTATGTTGAAATGCTGAGAGCGCATTATCGTCTTCCTATTCATATCATACCTAAGCGTACATTGCTTAATGTTACACCTGCTCTGATAAGTAGGTGCAAGGCTAATTATGTGGAGACAAAGCATGATATGACATTCTTGATGTATGATTTGGATGTGCCTTCTGTTCTTAGCAGATTACAGAAGATACCTGGGGCTATACTGCTTTGCTCCAATCCTTGTGTTGAATTATGGTTGCTGTTACATTATACAGACCAACGTGCTGAAATCGGAAGTGCCGATTGCGTATCTAAGTTGTCTGGATATATTAAGCAATACAAGAAAGGCAAGTTATCCATTGAGGATAAATTAAGTTTGATGGACAATGTTACGATTGCCAGTAAAAGGGCAAAAAAGTTGTCCCCATATAAGAATCCTTCAACTACAATTTATGAGTTGATAGAAGAACTTGATAAGTTGAAGGGTAAAAATTAA